Proteins from a genomic interval of Flavobacteriales bacterium:
- a CDS encoding ureidoglycolate hydrolase, giving the protein MKLDYLNPDVPGELPWHEVEIIKATPESLEGYGKIVEPEEYKNYPLEIVRWPAQGWREVDEGTGDEAGTVSGDFTFYWEGDVFKGKNDAVNSQYVFGWSKNPKDASEISTDKPERVLLWHANYHPDGGQLFFPLEGCDSFMTALALPGDDVKPEHFKAFLVEGGKGLYIHPNVWHEAIVPLSQRAKFYDEQGAVHGRISVHFPKEFGVFLSVPILK; this is encoded by the coding sequence ATGAAACTCGATTACCTCAATCCAGATGTGCCAGGCGAATTGCCATGGCACGAAGTAGAGATCATCAAGGCTACGCCTGAAAGTTTGGAAGGCTACGGCAAGATCGTTGAGCCTGAAGAGTACAAGAATTATCCGCTGGAGATCGTCCGGTGGCCAGCGCAAGGTTGGCGCGAGGTGGACGAAGGAACGGGTGATGAAGCGGGAACGGTTTCGGGCGATTTCACCTTTTATTGGGAAGGTGATGTGTTCAAAGGAAAGAACGATGCGGTGAATTCGCAGTATGTTTTCGGGTGGAGCAAGAACCCGAAAGATGCTTCAGAAATCTCAACCGACAAGCCTGAACGTGTGCTGCTTTGGCATGCAAACTACCATCCCGATGGCGGACAATTGTTCTTTCCATTGGAAGGCTGCGATTCGTTCATGACGGCATTGGCGTTGCCAGGAGATGATGTGAAACCAGAGCATTTCAAAGCATTCTTAGTGGAAGGAGGCAAAGGGCTTTACATCCATCCGAATGTTTGGCACGAAGCCATCGTTCCACTATCGCAACGCGCCAAATTCTATGATGAGCAGGGCGCGGTCCACGGCCGCATCAGTGTTCACTTTCCGAAGGAATTCGGAGTATTCCTGTCAGTTCCGATTCTCAAATAA